A window of the Mesotoga prima MesG1.Ag.4.2 genome harbors these coding sequences:
- the rpsO gene encoding 30S ribosomal protein S15, protein MEVNKQELVKEYQIHDNDSGSTEVQIAILTARIRHLTEHLKKHPKDFHTRRGLLKLVGRRRKMLRYIKTKKPEVYLELINKLGLRG, encoded by the coding sequence ATGGAAGTTAACAAGCAAGAATTAGTAAAGGAATATCAGATTCACGACAACGATTCGGGTTCGACCGAAGTTCAGATCGCAATTCTCACCGCGAGAATCAGGCATCTCACTGAGCATCTCAAGAAACACCCCAAGGATTTCCATACTAGAAGGGGTCTTCTAAAGTTGGTCGGAAGAAGAAGAAAGATGTTGAGATACATCAAGACCAAGAAGCCTGAAGTCTACCTCGAACTGATAAACAAACTCGGGCTGAGAGGTTGA
- a CDS encoding L-serine ammonia-lyase, iron-sulfur-dependent, subunit beta: MIMKFEDLVKAARDSKTPLHKVVSDWYMMSTGNDPKVAEDTAKELIGEMMSSYHSRLEKPEKSLTGWVGDNDEKARNHAPEFLSPLVYSGVGVALSMSEHNASMGKIVACPTAGACGVVPGALLSLHFNRNIDLETLGNALLVSGAVGERIRKRASISGAVSGCQAEIGTATAMASVAIVYATHPEEYSALENAPALALKSLMGLVCDPVGGFVEIPCVKRNAFGVSIAFTAAELALAGIKSAIPFEEVADSLGRVGRRLPEELKETARGGIAITPTAKKMVADFLSGVDRKV; the protein is encoded by the coding sequence ATGATAATGAAGTTTGAAGACCTTGTGAAAGCCGCAAGGGACTCGAAGACTCCGCTTCATAAAGTCGTGTCTGACTGGTACATGATGAGTACTGGAAATGATCCGAAAGTTGCCGAAGATACCGCAAAGGAACTGATCGGAGAGATGATGAGTTCTTACCACAGCAGGCTCGAAAAACCCGAGAAATCTCTTACTGGCTGGGTCGGAGATAACGATGAAAAGGCGAGAAATCACGCTCCTGAGTTCCTCAGTCCGCTGGTCTATTCAGGAGTTGGAGTTGCCCTCTCGATGTCTGAGCACAACGCAAGCATGGGGAAAATAGTTGCGTGTCCCACTGCGGGTGCATGTGGTGTCGTTCCGGGAGCCCTCCTTTCTCTTCACTTCAATAGAAATATTGACCTTGAAACCCTTGGAAACGCATTGTTGGTTTCTGGAGCTGTGGGCGAGAGGATCAGGAAAAGGGCGTCGATTTCCGGTGCCGTGTCAGGCTGCCAGGCAGAGATAGGTACCGCTACGGCGATGGCTTCAGTTGCCATAGTCTACGCTACGCATCCCGAAGAATACAGTGCGCTTGAGAATGCCCCGGCGCTCGCGTTGAAGTCCCTAATGGGACTTGTGTGTGACCCCGTTGGAGGTTTCGTTGAAATCCCCTGCGTCAAAAGAAATGCGTTTGGTGTATCCATTGCATTCACAGCGGCAGAACTTGCGCTTGCCGGAATTAAGTCGGCCATCCCCTTTGAAGAAGTTGCCGACTCTCTCGGAAGAGTTGGGAGAAGATTACCCGAAGAACTCAAGGAAACGGCAAGAGGAGGGATCGCGATCACTCCGACTGCAAAGAAGATGGTGGCAGACTTCCTGAGTGGAGTTGACAGGAAGGTCTGA